CGCCTGATTGTCTTTCCAAACCTGGAAGTGCAACATGGTTTGTGAGTTGATAGGATTGGTATAAGTGATACCAATTTGCTGCCCTGCTTTTACCACATCGTCCTGATCTACACTGGCCTCTTTAAAACCCAGGTAAACGGTAAAATAATTTCCATGTGAGATTACTACCGCTAATTGACCGTTAGGTAGGCGCCAACGACGGGTCACAGTTCCGCCAAATACTGCTTTAACAGGCGTATTTCCTTCGGTGGTGATGTCGATGCCCTTGCTATCGATAATAACCGATTTAACCACCGGGTGTCGCTGCGGACCAAAGTTTCCGGTTACCAAACCGCGTTCTACCGGCCAGGGCAGGCGTTTTTGGTTGGCCTCAAAATTAGCAGCCAGAGTGCGGGCGGCCGGAGTTAATTCAAAGCTTTCTGGCTTGGCAATAGCCGGTTTATTTTCAGCGGCTCTAGCTTTTACCGCGGCATCTATTAACTCTTCTAAGCGGCTGTTGGTGGTGTTGCTACTAAAATCTTTTCCGCGAATTAAGCCTAAGTCAATCGCTCGGTCTTCTAGGGCTTTGCGGGCTGCTAAAGCACGGGCCTTGGCTATTTCTTCGGCAATAACTTTTTCAATTTGCGCTTCTACCTTGGCGGCTTCCTTGAGCTTTTCCTTGAGCTTTTTCTCCAGGTCCTTCTCCATGGCGGCATAGGTTTTAATCGCCTCTTCCTGACTCAATTTTTCATTGCTCAGTTTGCGGTTTTCCTCCTGTAATTGACCACGCACAGCGTTTTTGCGCACTTTTTGAACCCGTAATCGCTCCATAGCTTCTCCTAGCTCGAGTTCCTGCTTTTCAATTTCCTTGATCTTTTGCTGGCGATAAGCGCTGTATTGCTTTAAGTATTCGATACGGCGCATGGCTTGGTTAAAATCCTCGGAGGAGAGGATAAACATTAAGCGACTGGAATTTTTTCGGCTCTTATAGGCCTGTTGGATCATGTGAGCGTACTGCGCCTTTTGCTTCTCCACTCGAACCCTTAGGGTGTCGATTTCGCGCTGCATTTCGGCTTCCTCTTCTTCCATTAACTCCACCTCGCGATCGAGGGTGCGAATGAGTTTTTCGCGTAGCTTGATTTTTTGCTGTACTGTTTCAATGGTACCTAGGGTATTGCTGCGATCTTTCTTGGTTTCTGCCAGGATACGGTTAGCCAGTTCAATCTCGTCCATAATGCGCACTTTGCGCGCTTCCAATTCCTGTCGCTTTTTACTTTGCGCCATTGTCCCTTGGCTCCAAAGGAGGGCGAAAACCAGAAGACCTATGTACTTAAAGTTGCTCATAATTGCCAGGGATGCGGAAGGGATAACTTAGGCTTTCATTACGTTTAAGATCAGTGATTTCCAAGTCGATGATAATCTCAGACTTTTCCAGGTACTCAAAATGCATTTGTGCCGGAAATAAGATCTCGCCGAAGTTTTGATAACTATCGAGGCGGATTACTAGGTTTTGACCTTCCTGAGGTCTCTGAAAGCGGAAGCTGGATGGACGATAGCTCTTGGCTGAGAAGCTTTGCGTCATTAAGGGATATTCCGGAGAAGGGGGAATTTGATCAGCGTTTAGGGGATAATTCACCAATTGATAAACTCCGGGTTGATAATCCTGATACCAGTTTTGATTCCAATCCAGGAAACTGGCACTTAAAACTGACATTAAAGGTTGAAAGTCGAAGCGAAAGCCAATCTTTTGGGCGATTTCGGAGCTGGAGCCTTTTTGATAGTTGCGTTCTAAACGATTGTAATAGGCAACTTCCTCCTGACTAATCAGGCCTCGAGCCACTTTTAAACCTAAAAAAGGATCGGCCAGATCTACCCAGATCAAACTGTCTTTGGCAATGCGCATTTCGAAGCGAAAACTTTGCTTGCTACTACCGCTTTGATAGCGGCCTTTAC
The Croceimicrobium hydrocarbonivorans genome window above contains:
- a CDS encoding murein hydrolase activator EnvC family protein; translation: MAQSKKRQELEARKVRIMDEIELANRILAETKKDRSNTLGTIETVQQKIKLREKLIRTLDREVELMEEEEAEMQREIDTLRVRVEKQKAQYAHMIQQAYKSRKNSSRLMFILSSEDFNQAMRRIEYLKQYSAYRQQKIKEIEKQELELGEAMERLRVQKVRKNAVRGQLQEENRKLSNEKLSQEEAIKTYAAMEKDLEKKLKEKLKEAAKVEAQIEKVIAEEIAKARALAARKALEDRAIDLGLIRGKDFSSNTTNSRLEELIDAAVKARAAENKPAIAKPESFELTPAARTLAANFEANQKRLPWPVERGLVTGNFGPQRHPVVKSVIIDSKGIDITTEGNTPVKAVFGGTVTRRWRLPNGQLAVVISHGNYFTVYLGFKEASVDQDDVVKAGQQIGITYTNPINSQTMLHFQVWKDNQAVNPLLWLSSK
- a CDS encoding DUF4292 domain-containing protein — encoded protein: MRKIGIMLLMLLFVASCKPKVKLPEGAPAYLKTKDLIEKVKAESLPFETLVLEGKGRYQSGSSKQSFRFEMRIAKDSLIWVDLADPFLGLKVARGLISQEEVAYYNRLERNYQKGSSSEIAQKIGFRFDFQPLMSVLSASFLDWNQNWYQDYQPGVYQLVNYPLNADQIPPSPEYPLMTQSFSAKSYRPSSFRFQRPQEGQNLVIRLDSYQNFGEILFPAQMHFEYLEKSEIIIDLEITDLKRNESLSYPFRIPGNYEQL